One genomic segment of Garra rufa chromosome 13, GarRuf1.0, whole genome shotgun sequence includes these proteins:
- the LOC141283640 gene encoding exostosin-like 3, with the protein MQRSGGIVGNSGQPWVLRRVRLTWLSFMLFFILVFFPLIAHYYLTTIDEAGGPDKRIFGPRPGGELCEAKHVQDLCRIRESVSEELLQLEAKRQELNGEIARLNLRIEACKRSIDSAKQDLLQLKNVISQTEHSYKELMAQNQPKLSLPVRLLPDKDDPGYPPPKSTQSCRLHTCFDYARCPLTSGFPVYVYDTGSYPWGEKLDPLVKQAFASSVKSSVYVTDNPNIACLYIVLVGEIQETPSSPPASPLDLEKQLKALPYWRLDGHNHLLVHLSRKSLTQNFLYNVSTGRAAVAQSTFFERQYREGFDMVVSPLVHALSEPNFLEVPPQVPVKRKYLFTFQGEKVESLRSSLLEAPPQSFEEEMEGDPPADYDDRIIGTLKAVQDSHLDQVLVEFTCKNQPKLSLPTEWALCGEREDRLEVLKVSTFALVISPGDSQLVASAGCSMRLFEALEVGAIPVVLGDHSKLPYHHLIRWSEAVIMVPKPRITELHFLLRSISDNDLLAMRRQGRFLWETYFSTSESIFSTILASVRTSIQIPAAPIREEPAQEIPHKAGKLAGTDANMADNGDLDLGPVEVEPPYASPRFLRNFTYTAADVYRTWNRAPGPFHLFPHTPLDPVLPSEAKFLGSGTGFRPIGGGSGGSGKEFQAALGGNVPREQFTVVMLTYEREEVLMNSLERLNGLPYLNKVVVVWNSPKPPSDDLLWPDIGLPIVVVRTEKNSLNNRFLPWDAVETEAILSIDDDAHLRHDEIMFGFRVWREARDRIVGFPGRFHAWDVNHQSWLYNSNYSCELSMVLTGAAFFHKYYAYLYSYVMPQAIRDMVDEYINCEDIAMNFLVSHITRKPPIKVTSRWTFRCPGCPQALSHDDSHFHERHKCINFFVKVYGYMPLLYTQFRVDSVLFKTRLPHDKTKCFKFI; encoded by the exons ATGCAGCGAAGCGGAGGCATCGTCGGGAACAGCGGCCAGCCATGGGTACTGCGGCGAGTGCGGCTCACCTGGCTCAGTTTCATGCTCTTCTTCATCCTGGTCTTCTTCCCTCTCATTGCACATTACTACCTCACCACAATCGATGAAGCAGGGGGGCCTGATAAGCGCATTTTTGGGCCAAGACCTGGAGGAGAGCTTTGTGAAGCAAAGCACGTTCAAGACCTTTGTCGCATCCGGGAATCCGTCAGCGAGGAACTACTTCAGCTTGAGGCAAAGCGTCAAGAGCTCAATGGCGAGATAGCCCGACTTAACCTACGCATCGAGGCCTGTAAACGTAGTATCGACAGTGCCAAACAGGACTTGTTACAACTTAAAAATGTCATCAGCCAGACAGAGCACTCTTACAAAGAACTTATGGCACaaaaccagccaaagctgtcgtTGCCAGTTAGACTTTTACCAGACAAGGATGATCCTGGATACCCTCCTCCGAAGTCAACCCAAAGCTGTCGTTTGCATACTTGTTTTGATTACGCTAGGTGTCCACTTACATCTGGCTTCCCCGTCTACGTTTATGACACAGGATCATATCCCTGGGGTGAGAAGTTGGACCCTCTAGTCAAACAAGCCTTTGCCTCATCTGTCAAAAGCAGCGTATATGTGACTGATAATCCCAACATTGCTTGTCTATACATAGTGCTTGTTGGGGAAATACAAGAAACACCCTCCTCTCCTCCTGCTTCGCCTTTAGACCTTGAAAAGCAGCTCAAGGCTTTGCCATATTGGAGGTTGGATGGCCACAACCACCTGCTTGTACACCTTTCTAGGAAGTCTCTAACACAGAACTTTTTGTACAATGTAAGCACAGGACGAGCAGCAGTGGCACAGTCTACTTTTTTCGAACGTCAATACAGGGAAGGTTTTGACATGGTGGTGTCTCCTCTAGTCCACGCTCTGTCCGAGCCCAACTTCCTGGAGGTGCCTCCACAAGTCCCGGTCAAAAGGAAGTACCTCTTCACCTTTCAGGGAGAAAAGGTGGAGTCTTTGAGGAGCAGCTTGCTTGAAGCCCCACCACAGTCCTTCGAGGAGGAAATGGAGGGTGATCCACCAGCTGACTATGACGATCGTATTATTGGCACACTTAAGGCTGTGCAGGACAGTCACCTAGACCAGGTTCTTGTGGAGTTCACTTGCAAAAACCAGCCCAAGCTGAGTTTACCAACAGAGTGGGCGTTGTGCGGGGAGCGCGAGGATCGTTTAGAGGTACTGAAGGTCTCTACGTTTGCCTTGGTGATATCTCCAGGCGACAGCCAGTTGGTGGCATCTGCTGGATGTAGCATGAGACTTTTTGAGGCTTTGGAAGTTGGGGCAATACCGGTGGTCCTTGGCGACCACTCGAAGTTACCCTACCATCACCTTATACGCTGGAGTGAGGCAGTCATTATGGTACCCAAGCCTCGCATAACAGAGCTACACTTTCTGTTGCGTAGCATCTCAGACAACGACCTCCTGGCCATGCGACGGCAGGGTCGGTTTCTTTGGGAGACGTACTTCTCCACCTCAGAGAGCATCTTCAGCACCATCCTGGCTAGCGTGCGAACCAGCATCCAGATACCAGCAGCACCCATACGTGAGGAGCCTGCTCAGGAGATTCCCCACAAGGCTGGAAAGTTGGCAGGAACCGATGCTAACATGGCTGACAATGGCGACTTAGATCTGGGGCCTGTTGAAGTAGAGCCCCCTTATGCTTCGCCCCGCTTCTTGCGTAACTTCACCTACACAGCTGCTGATGTCTACCGCACCTGGAATCGTGCACCTGGTCCTTTCCATCTATTCCCACATACTCCCCTAGACCCTGTACTTCCCTCAGAAGCCAAATTTCTGGGGTCAGGAACTGGCTTCCGCCCTATCGGCGGAGGTTCTGGGGGATCTGGTAAAGAGTTTCAAGCTGCTCTAGGAGGTAACGTCCCACGGGAACAGTTCACTGTGGTCATGCTTACTTATGAAAGGGAGGAGGTTCTTATGAACTCACTGGAGAGACTGAATGGCCTTCCTTATCTTAACAAAGTGGTGGTTGTGTGGAATTCCCCCAAACCACCTTCTGATGATCTCCTCTGGCCAGACATTGGTTTACCTATTGTG GTGGTACGCACGGAGAAGAACAGCTTAAACAATCGCTTCCTTCCCTGGGATGCAGTCGAGACTGAGGCTATTTTGTCTATTGATGATGATGCCCATCTTCGACACGATGAAATTATGTTTGGGTTCAG GGTGTGGCGGGAGGCCAGAGACCGGATTGTGGGATTCCCAGGAAGGTTCCATGCCTGGGATGTAAATCACCAATCTTGGCTCTACAATTCCAACTACTCCTGCGAGCTCTCCATGGTGCTGACGGGTGCGGCCTTCTTCCACAAG TATTACGCGTACCTCTATTCGTATGTCATGCCTCAAGCCATACGTGACATGGTGGACGAGTACATCAACTGTGAGGATATCGCCATGAACTTCCTTGTGTCGCATATCACTCGCAAACCCCCCATCAAG GTGACGTCACGTTGGACCTTCCGCTGTCCCGGCTGTCCGCAGGCTCTTTCGCACGACGACTCGCACTTCCACGAGCGTCACAAGTGCATCAACTTCTTCGTCAAAGTCTACGGATACATGCCGCTCTTATACACTCAGTTCAGAGTGGACTCGGTACTCTTCAAGACGCGATTGCCACACGACAAGACCAAGTGTTTTAAATTCATATAA